From the Paenibacillus tianjinensis genome, the window CATTCCTACTCCATGCCCGTTTCCGTAGGTAGTGATGAGTACTTTACTGCCTTGCCGCTTCCAGGTGAACTGGCTGGAGCGCAGCCCCAGCTTCTCGCGCACCTCGCGTCCGCTGAACACGGTCCCTCCGATGGAAATCGCCTTGACCCGGTGTCCGTCAGTGAGCGACAGGACCACAGCCGGCAGAGCAGAGGAAGAAGAGGCTACCGGATTCACCTTCCCGGTTGCGGACAAACCCGCGGAGGCTGGAAGGGCTTTGGACTCCAGGCCCAGCTTGCTGAGCAGCTCAGGGGTGCTGAAGCTAACCGTTACCGCAAGATTCGGTGTAATCGCCAGCTCCCATGGGCTGGCTACGCTGCGTAAATAAGGAACGGCAAAATTCCAGTAGTCTTCCGAATTTTCGGTATAGCCCCCGCTGGAGGCGAAGAAGGAAGCCGTGATCGGCTGCCCCTTATAGGTCATGATCACTCCGCGCGTCTCTAAAGCCGCGCGGCGGAGCTTGGCCAGTGCGGCGCTTTTGCCGCCGTGCTCCCAATCCCGTTCCAGCGTGGCCAAGGATACGTAAGCCTGATGGCTTACCGTATCACTCACATCCGCCTCCGGAACGGGCACCCCGCTGTGGTCGCCGGCCATCAGGCGGCGGACAATGAACGTGCGTGCGGCCACGGCCTGCGCTTTGAGCGCTTCGAGCTCAAAGTCAGCAGGCATCTCGGCCGCCAGCACGCCGCTGACGTAGTCCTCCAGCGGCAGGGTCTCGATTTGTCCGCTCTGCGACAAATAGACGGAGACCTCCGGCTGCGGGGCTTCCGCAGCCGTTCCCGGCGCAGCCGGGGAGGCCGTGGCCTGCGGCACGGCCGGCGGCACCGGCTCATGTCCCCCGCGCAGCGGGACAAGAGCCAGCGGCAGCAGCAGCCCCGCAAGCAGCGGGGCTGCCAGCCAGGCGGCGGGGGCCAGCCGCCGAAGCCGCGGTGCGCTGCCCGGCCGGCGCACCAAGCGGCGCTTCTGCATTTGGCGTTTCAGATAGCGAAAATCTCTCATCTCTATGCTCCTTCCGTAAGTCACCGGTGATTCTTATAGATATGAATTTCCGGGTGCTGCTAGAACGCTATTCTGAGAGTGAGAGAGTTCAAAAAAACAGAACCTAAAAAAGACTGCCCCGCATATGCGGAGCAGTCTTCGTCGTTATTTACAATAATTATACCCAGGTCGGCTGAATCTGGAAGCGCGGCTTCAGCTCTTCACTTCTTGCCGTTTCAGGTTTGAGGACCTCTTCCTTTACAACCGGAGCAGGCGACTCTTCCATGGAAATCCGCCATATGTCCGCACCAAGTCCCGACAGTTTCTCGGCCAGATTCACATAACCGCGGTCAATGTGATGGGTTCCGCTGACTTCTGTAGTCCCTTCGGCAACAAGCCCTGCCAAAATAAGTGCAGCGCCTGCACGCAGGTCTGTAGCGCATACCTTAGCACCCACCAGCTGCGCATTTCCAGTCACAATGGCCGAACGTCCTTCGATCTTGATCTCAGCGTTCATGTTGTGGAATTCATCCACATGCATGAACCGGTTCTCAAATACCGTCTCCGTTACAACTGCAGTGCCTTCGGAGCGGAGCAGCAGCGCCATCATCTGCGACTGCATATCAGTAGGGAAACCAGGGTACGGCAAAGTCTTCAAATCCACAGCCTTCAACGGCTTGTCGCCGATGACCCGTATACCGTTCTCATCCGGGATAATAGTAACGCCCATTTCCTCCATCTTAGCAATAACAGGACCGAGGTGATCGGCAATTGCGCCTTCCACATACACATCACCGCCTGTAATCGCTGCAGCCGCCATATAGGTACCAGCTTCGATCCGGTCAGGAATCACATGATGTTTCACGCCATGCAGGCGCTCAACCCCTTCAATCCGGATAACGCCTGTTCCTGCCCCGCGGACAATACCGCCCATGCCGTTCAGGTAGTTGGCCAAATCGACAATTTCCGGTTCCTTAGCGGCATTCTCAATGACCGTAACCCCTTCAGCGAGTGCTGCGGCCATCATTATATTTTCGGTCGCTCCTACGCTGGCTACATCCAAATACACTTTAGCCCCGCGCAGCCGTCCGTTTGATTTCGCTTCAATGTAGCCCTGACCCAGACTGATTTCGGCTCCCAGAGCTTCAAACCCTTTGAGATGCTGGTCAATCGGTCTTGTGCCGATGGCACAGCCTCCAGGCAGGGAAATACGCGTATGCCCCATACGGGACAGGAGTGGGCCCATTACTAAGAAGGATGCCCGCATTTTCCGCACCCATTCATAAGGTGCTTCACAGGAAGTAATGCTTCTAGCATCAACCTCGATGATATCATTCTGGTATGTAACACCCGCACCCAGAGATTCCAGCACTTTGCTGATGGTCATTACATCGTCTAGCGGAGGAGCGTCCACAATGACGCTTACTCCTTCTTCTGCCAATAGAGAGGCGGCTATGATCGGTAGTACGGAATTTTTTGCGCCGCTTACTTTCACGCTCCCGGTCAATCTGTTGCCACCGCGGACGATAAATTTGCTCATTTCGGTTTCCCTCCGCGTCCATTATTTCTTAAATTAATTTTGAATGTAAGATGCAGCTGTTAAAATATTGAATATTCCGCCAGTGTGCCCGATGTGCGGGCACGTTCCTTAAACATCAGTGTTGACATAATAAAACCTTATTATTCGACATCATTTTCACTCGGTTGGCCTAAGACAGATATAACCAAACCCCTAGTCCTTAAAACATGTTACGAATCTGTCCGCTCCAGCTCAAGTAATCCAGCAGGAAGCCCGCCACGAAGTGGCCGAGGACGATTGCCAGCAGTAAGTGCAGCAGTCTGCCTTGTGGGCTCTTGGGATATCTTATGACCAAATCGAGCTTAAGGTTCTGAAGTGCCCACCAAGATAATACTACACAGAGCAAAGAAACGATCATCGAGACCAAACCGCTGGTACTGATCGCGCTGGACAAATCATCATACAACATTTGATCCATCTAACCCCTCCGTGTATATGTTACTTGGAAATCGACTCTTATATCATACTTGCGTAGATGAAAAGAATCCAGTACTTTTGCAAATTTTTAAACATTACATGCTCAGATAGCTTGGGTTGTTACTAGATAGTCACATAATCATAGTTTTGCTCCAACCAAGAAAAACGGCTTTATGGCCTTTTTAAGGACGGTATCCGTTTGTGCGAGATAGAGAAGAATAACTTAGAGTGTGAACCCTATAAATTCTTATCTTAAAAAAAAGCAGCCAAGCCAGAGGCTTGACCGCTTATTTGATTACTGTTGTCCTTTTCCAGTGGACACTTTGATCCGTGTAACGGCGCGTTGAAGCGCCAGCTCCGCACGGCGGTGATCAATATCATCCTGTTTACTGCGGGACTGAAGACGGCGCTGAGCCCGTTCTTTAGCCGCTTCGGCACGTTCAACATCGATATCCTTAGGAAGCTCGGCACTTTCGGCCAGCACGGTCACCTTGTCTTTATGCACTTCCACGAACCCGCCATGAACAGCGATTATGGTCGTAACACCATCCGCCTTAACGAACATCGGAGCAACCTGAAGTGGAGTCACAAGGGGAATGTGTCCCGGCAAAATACCCAGGTCGCCATCGGCTCCCTTTACAGTCAGGCTATTAACCTGCTTGGAGTAAACGAGATGCTCCGGCGTGACAATTTCCAACAGAAAGGTATTCACTTTCATTCCTCCTAAAAGCTTAACTTCGTTAAGCTCGCATCGAAAGCATAAGCTTAAGCTTTACGAAGTAAAGCTCGCTATCGAGAAGCATGATCTAAACAGAATTACATTGATTTCGCTTTTTCGACCGCTTCTTCAATCGTGCCTACAAAGAGGAAGGCTGCTTCCGGAAGATCATCATGCTTACCTTCCAGGATTTCCTTGAAGCTGCGAACCGTTTCCTTGATCGGTACATATTTACCTTTAAAGCCGGTGAATTGTTCTGCCACATGGAAAGGCTGGGACAGGAAGCGTTCAACTTTACGGGCACGGGCTACGATAACCTTATCTTCTTCGCTCAGCTCATCCATACCGAGGATGGCAATGATGTCCTGAAGCTCAGTATAGCGCTGCAGCAGCTGCTTAACGCCTTGTGCCACGTTGTAGTGCTCATCGCCGACAATTTCCGGAGCCAGGATACGCGAGCTGGAAGCCAGTGGATCTACCGCTGGGAAAATCCCCTTCTCGGAAATCTTACGCTCAAGGTTGGTTGTTGCATCCAAGTGGGCAAAAGCTGTAGCCGGAGCCGGGTCAGTATAGTCATCCGCCGGTACGTAGATCGCTTGGATCGAGGTAACCGAGCCCTTCTTGGTAGAAGTGATGCGTTCCTGCAATTGACCCATTTCCGTAGCCAGTGTAGGCTGGTAACCTACCGCAGACGGCATACGGCCAAGGAGCGCCGATACTTCGGAACCCGCTTGGGTAAAGCGGAATATATTATCGATAAAGAGCAGCGTATCGCGGCCTTCCACATCACGGAAATACTCCGCCATGGTCAGACCGGTCAGAGCTACACGAAGACGTGCGCCCGGCGGCTCATTCATTTGTCCGAACACCATTGCCGTTTTCTTGATAACGCCGGAGTCCGTCATTTCATGAT encodes:
- the spoIID gene encoding stage II sporulation protein D, yielding MRDFRYLKRQMQKRRLVRRPGSAPRLRRLAPAAWLAAPLLAGLLLPLALVPLRGGHEPVPPAVPQATASPAAPGTAAEAPQPEVSVYLSQSGQIETLPLEDYVSGVLAAEMPADFELEALKAQAVAARTFIVRRLMAGDHSGVPVPEADVSDTVSHQAYVSLATLERDWEHGGKSAALAKLRRAALETRGVIMTYKGQPITASFFASSGGYTENSEDYWNFAVPYLRSVASPWELAITPNLAVTVSFSTPELLSKLGLESKALPASAGLSATGKVNPVASSSSALPAVVLSLTDGHRVKAISIGGTVFSGREVREKLGLRSSQFTWKRQGSKVLITTYGNGHGVGMSQWGANGMAKEGSTATQILKHYYSGISFTQVSTLLKK
- the murA gene encoding UDP-N-acetylglucosamine 1-carboxyvinyltransferase, whose translation is MSKFIVRGGNRLTGSVKVSGAKNSVLPIIAASLLAEEGVSVIVDAPPLDDVMTISKVLESLGAGVTYQNDIIEVDARSITSCEAPYEWVRKMRASFLVMGPLLSRMGHTRISLPGGCAIGTRPIDQHLKGFEALGAEISLGQGYIEAKSNGRLRGAKVYLDVASVGATENIMMAAALAEGVTVIENAAKEPEIVDLANYLNGMGGIVRGAGTGVIRIEGVERLHGVKHHVIPDRIEAGTYMAAAAITGGDVYVEGAIADHLGPVIAKMEEMGVTIIPDENGIRVIGDKPLKAVDLKTLPYPGFPTDMQSQMMALLLRSEGTAVVTETVFENRFMHVDEFHNMNAEIKIEGRSAIVTGNAQLVGAKVCATDLRAGAALILAGLVAEGTTEVSGTHHIDRGYVNLAEKLSGLGADIWRISMEESPAPVVKEEVLKPETARSEELKPRFQIQPTWV
- a CDS encoding DUF1146 family protein, which encodes MDQMLYDDLSSAISTSGLVSMIVSLLCVVLSWWALQNLKLDLVIRYPKSPQGRLLHLLLAIVLGHFVAGFLLDYLSWSGQIRNMF
- a CDS encoding F0F1 ATP synthase subunit epsilon, whose product is MNTFLLEIVTPEHLVYSKQVNSLTVKGADGDLGILPGHIPLVTPLQVAPMFVKADGVTTIIAVHGGFVEVHKDKVTVLAESAELPKDIDVERAEAAKERAQRRLQSRSKQDDIDHRRAELALQRAVTRIKVSTGKGQQ
- the atpD gene encoding F0F1 ATP synthase subunit beta, with product MNKGRVVSIMGPVVDIEFERGQLPEIFNAIKIVTSLENGRTIDLTLEVSNHLGDNLVRCIAMSSTDGLVRGLEVIDQGGPISVPVGAATLGRVFNVLGNPIDNGAEVVAERNPIHRLAPTFDELSTQAEILETGIKVIDLLAPYAKGGKIGLFGGAGVGKTVTIQELINNIAQEHGGISVFAGVGERTREGNDLYHEMTDSGVIKKTAMVFGQMNEPPGARLRVALTGLTMAEYFRDVEGRDTLLFIDNIFRFTQAGSEVSALLGRMPSAVGYQPTLATEMGQLQERITSTKKGSVTSIQAIYVPADDYTDPAPATAFAHLDATTNLERKISEKGIFPAVDPLASSSRILAPEIVGDEHYNVAQGVKQLLQRYTELQDIIAILGMDELSEEDKVIVARARKVERFLSQPFHVAEQFTGFKGKYVPIKETVRSFKEILEGKHDDLPEAAFLFVGTIEEAVEKAKSM